In Methanofollis fontis, the following proteins share a genomic window:
- a CDS encoding 30S ribosomal protein S4e has product MSHHLKRLTAPVSWHIAKKEEKFITKTCPGPHGAHAMPIAVWLRDKMGLAGNMKEVKRILNARQIIVNGRPVTNPKIGLGIFDIISIPRTDKHYRILLDKVGRLTTIEIDAEAAKSRLCRIRDKRYVRGGKIQLNLMYGANILADNTYKPKDSIVLTLGEGEERFRIVDHFPFAVGNMAMVIGGKHSGKVGRITEIRVVPGSVPNRVFFEDAEGATFETIEGYVFMIGRDTPAVAEWGIEA; this is encoded by the coding sequence ATGTCACATCACCTGAAGAGACTGACGGCTCCGGTTTCCTGGCATATCGCCAAGAAAGAGGAGAAGTTCATCACAAAGACCTGCCCCGGTCCGCACGGTGCCCATGCCATGCCGATCGCCGTCTGGCTCCGCGACAAGATGGGGCTTGCCGGCAACATGAAGGAGGTAAAACGGATCCTCAACGCACGGCAGATCATCGTCAATGGCAGGCCGGTAACAAACCCGAAGATCGGGCTCGGCATCTTTGATATCATCTCGATCCCGCGGACCGACAAACACTACCGGATCCTTCTGGACAAGGTCGGACGCCTTACCACGATCGAGATCGACGCCGAGGCGGCAAAAAGCCGTCTGTGCAGGATCCGCGACAAGCGCTATGTGCGCGGCGGGAAGATCCAGCTGAACCTGATGTACGGCGCCAACATCCTTGCCGACAACACCTACAAGCCCAAGGACTCGATCGTCCTCACCCTCGGCGAGGGAGAGGAGCGTTTCAGAATTGTCGACCACTTCCCGTTTGCCGTCGGCAACATGGCGATGGTCATCGGCGGCAAGCACTCGGGCAAGGTTGGTCGTATCACCGAGATCAGGGTTGTTCCGGGCTCGGTTCCGAACCGTGTCTTCTTCGAGGACGCCGAGGGCGCCACCTTCGAGACGATCGAGGGGTATGTGTTCATGA
- a CDS encoding 50S ribosomal protein L22, producing the protein MARTGYSLQIEGDNLARAKANELHVSPKHSIEIAHFIRGKNADVALAYLEDVVAKKKAIPFKHFNRDVAHKRGLEGWDAGRYPVKASAEFIRLINQAKKNAEYAGLDTEQLVIVHASANRGRCMRAIFPRAMGRATPKRRETVNIELILREEE; encoded by the coding sequence ATGGCACGAACCGGATATTCACTGCAGATCGAGGGGGACAACCTCGCCCGCGCTAAGGCGAACGAGTTGCATGTCTCCCCGAAACACTCCATTGAGATTGCCCACTTCATCAGGGGCAAGAACGCCGATGTCGCCCTTGCATACCTTGAGGATGTGGTGGCGAAGAAGAAGGCGATCCCCTTCAAGCACTTCAACAGGGACGTCGCCCACAAGCGCGGCCTCGAAGGCTGGGACGCCGGTCGCTACCCGGTCAAGGCCTCGGCCGAGTTCATCCGCCTGATCAACCAGGCAAAGAAGAACGCCGAGTATGCAGGGCTTGACACCGAGCAGCTTGTCATCGTGCACGCCTCCGCCAACCGCGGCCGGTGCATGCGCGCCATCTTCCCGCGTGCGATGGGACGGGCGACGCCGAAACGGCGCGAGACCGTGAACATCGAGCTGATCCTGAGGGAGGAGGAGTAA
- a CDS encoding 30S ribosomal protein S17 yields MARNIGLNVPLPERECSDVNCPFHGTLPVHGQVITGKVVSNRMNGTVVVGREYLHFVRKYNRYEKRSSKYHAHLPPCLDLQVGDTVKIAECRPLSKTTNFVVVEVV; encoded by the coding sequence ATGGCGAGAAACATTGGGTTAAACGTCCCACTGCCCGAAAGGGAGTGCAGTGACGTGAATTGTCCGTTTCACGGCACCCTGCCGGTGCACGGCCAGGTGATCACCGGCAAGGTCGTGAGCAACCGTATGAACGGTACGGTGGTCGTCGGACGGGAGTACCTTCACTTCGTGCGGAAATACAACCGTTACGAGAAGCGCTCCTCGAAGTACCACGCGCACCTTCCCCCCTGCCTCGACCTCCAGGTCGGGGACACGGTGAAGATCGCCGAATGCCGCCCGCTGTCCAAGACGACCAATTTCGTCGTCGTGGAGGTGGTCTGA
- the rpmC gene encoding 50S ribosomal protein L29, which produces MAIFRAHEVRQLSDVELSEQLDKMRLDLMQARGKVSAGGAPENPGHIREVRRTIARIQTEQNARRSGDQA; this is translated from the coding sequence ATGGCGATCTTCAGGGCACACGAGGTCCGCCAGCTCTCGGACGTTGAACTCTCCGAACAGCTCGACAAAATGCGTCTCGACCTGATGCAGGCGCGGGGAAAGGTCAGCGCCGGCGGCGCCCCGGAAAACCCCGGGCACATCCGTGAGGTCCGGCGGACCATCGCCCGCATCCAGACCGAGCAGAACGCACGGAGGTCCGGCGACCAGGCATGA
- a CDS encoding 30S ribosomal protein S3, with translation MAIERKFVSEGVTKVRVDEFLTRELKRAGYGGMDIVRTPLGTQITIFAEKPGIVIGKGGKIVRQLTQDLATNFNIDSPQVEVQQVANPSVNAQIMAERLATALERGWYFRKAGQSTMRRVMESGALGCEIVLSGKLTGARSRVQKFVEGYIKHSGEPSETIVETGYAVAIKKLGTIGVQVRIIPGDARLPDKFEVLEPKKVVAEIVEEPEDIGDDVDAELEEFEEEVPEAAVPEEQ, from the coding sequence ATGGCGATTGAGCGCAAATTTGTCAGCGAGGGAGTAACGAAGGTCAGAGTCGATGAATTCCTCACCCGTGAGCTGAAGCGCGCCGGATACGGCGGCATGGACATCGTCCGCACTCCTCTCGGGACACAGATCACGATCTTTGCCGAGAAGCCCGGTATTGTGATCGGTAAGGGCGGCAAGATCGTCCGCCAGCTCACCCAGGACCTGGCGACGAACTTCAACATCGACTCCCCGCAGGTCGAGGTGCAGCAGGTGGCCAACCCGTCCGTGAACGCCCAGATCATGGCCGAGCGTCTTGCCACCGCCCTTGAACGCGGCTGGTACTTCAGAAAGGCCGGTCAGAGCACGATGCGTCGCGTCATGGAGTCCGGCGCACTCGGGTGCGAGATTGTCCTCTCCGGCAAGCTGACCGGCGCCCGTTCGAGGGTCCAGAAGTTTGTCGAGGGCTATATCAAGCACTCCGGTGAACCCAGCGAGACGATCGTCGAAACCGGGTATGCCGTTGCGATCAAGAAACTCGGCACCATCGGTGTCCAGGTCAGGATCATTCCGGGCGACGCCAGACTCCCGGACAAGTTCGAGGTGCTCGAGCCCAAGAAGGTCGTTGCCGAGATCGTCGAGGAACCGGAGGATATCGGTGACGATGTCGACGCCGAACTCGAGGAGTTCGAGGAAGAGGTCCCTGAGGCCGCCGTGCCGGAGGAGCAGTAG
- a CDS encoding ribonuclease P protein component 1, translating to MITPQTLIRHELIGLPVSVVKARNPAYCGISGRILDETRNMLVILASTGPKWVEKKGTTFLFHLPDGARAEVDGSALVAQPEKRISMRKNNR from the coding sequence ATGATCACACCGCAGACCCTGATCCGGCACGAACTGATAGGATTGCCCGTCTCTGTGGTGAAGGCCCGGAACCCTGCATATTGTGGGATTTCTGGCCGGATTTTGGATGAGACTCGCAATATGCTGGTAATCCTCGCATCGACGGGGCCGAAATGGGTGGAAAAGAAGGGGACAACCTTTCTGTTCCACCTCCCCGACGGTGCTCGCGCCGAAGTGGACGGGTCTGCCCTTGTGGCACAGCCTGAAAAGCGGATCAGCATGCGCAAAAATAATAGATAG
- the rplX gene encoding 50S ribosomal protein L24: MVRIASKQPRKQRKARYNAATHQRSMFLSAPLSEDLRSEYSRRTVRVVTGDTVLVLRGDHNGTEGVVDGVNSKKGTLIVHGVSVTKADGTDVPRPVNASNVVVTKLNTKDPRRVEKLEERK; the protein is encoded by the coding sequence ATGGTACGAATCGCAAGCAAACAGCCGAGAAAACAGCGCAAAGCGCGCTACAATGCAGCCACACACCAGCGGAGCATGTTCCTGTCGGCGCCCCTCTCAGAGGACCTGCGCAGTGAATACAGCCGCCGCACCGTACGCGTCGTGACCGGTGATACGGTCCTGGTGCTCCGCGGCGATCACAACGGCACCGAGGGCGTCGTCGATGGCGTGAACTCCAAGAAGGGCACGCTCATCGTCCATGGCGTATCGGTCACCAAGGCCGACGGCACCGATGTGCCCCGTCCGGTGAACGCCTCCAACGTGGTGGTCACCAAATTGAACACCAAGGACCCCCGCCGTGTGGAGAAGCTGGAGGAGAGGAAGTAA
- a CDS encoding 50S ribosomal protein L14, translating to MKAKLSRIPRAVHTGTRLVCADNTGARVVEIVSVDGYHGVRRRQPKLGIGDMATVSVKKGTPDMRRKLIKAVVIRQRKEMRRPNGLRVGFDDNAVVIVDERGEPKGTEIKGPVAREVAERFPKIGSTATIIV from the coding sequence ATGAAGGCAAAGCTCTCCCGGATCCCGAGGGCGGTCCACACCGGCACCAGACTGGTCTGTGCCGACAACACGGGCGCCAGGGTCGTGGAGATCGTCTCGGTCGACGGTTATCACGGTGTCCGGCGGCGTCAGCCGAAGCTCGGTATCGGTGACATGGCGACCGTATCGGTCAAGAAAGGCACCCCGGACATGCGGCGGAAGCTGATCAAGGCGGTCGTGATCCGGCAGCGCAAGGAGATGCGCCGGCCAAACGGTCTTCGCGTCGGCTTTGACGACAACGCTGTCGTGATCGTGGATGAGCGCGGTGAACCGAAGGGCACCGAGATCAAGGGTCCGGTCGCCCGTGAGGTCGCAGAGCGGTTCCCGAAGATCGGGTCGACCGCAACAATCATCGTCTGA